The following are encoded in a window of Acidobacteriota bacterium genomic DNA:
- a CDS encoding PKD domain-containing protein, with the protein MCHMTPVCRITTAALLAAVTAVSGCTTKKQDAPPLTGPSEFALSLAMTATPDTITQDGASQSVILIVARDSHSQPIANLSLRLEMSVNGVVVPEFGRLSTQNLVTGADGRATAVYTAPPAPPDLNDPEAIVRFIATPIGSNFDNQWSRFVSIRLVPPAVALVPGAPFAEFTYTPASPRVGTVVQFDARLSSDPDGFIVSYQWDYGDGELETGQTQNHDFTAAGTYPVTLTVTDNAGLKASRTRFIVVAP; encoded by the coding sequence ATGTGCCACATGACCCCGGTGTGCCGGATCACCACCGCAGCGCTGCTCGCTGCCGTCACGGCGGTGTCCGGCTGCACGACGAAGAAGCAGGACGCGCCCCCGTTGACCGGGCCCTCTGAATTCGCTCTCTCGCTGGCGATGACGGCCACGCCCGACACCATCACGCAGGACGGCGCGTCGCAGTCCGTGATTCTCATCGTCGCGCGCGACTCGCACTCGCAGCCGATCGCGAACCTGTCGCTGCGGCTCGAAATGTCGGTGAACGGCGTGGTCGTGCCGGAGTTCGGCCGGTTGTCCACGCAGAACCTCGTGACCGGCGCCGACGGGCGCGCGACGGCCGTCTACACCGCGCCCCCTGCGCCGCCCGACCTCAACGACCCGGAGGCGATCGTGCGCTTCATCGCGACGCCAATCGGCTCGAATTTCGACAACCAGTGGTCCCGATTCGTGTCCATCCGCCTCGTGCCTCCGGCAGTCGCGCTGGTTCCGGGAGCGCCGTTCGCGGAATTCACCTACACGCCGGCGAGCCCGCGCGTGGGGACAGTCGTCCAGTTCGACGCGCGCCTGTCGAGCGACCCGGACGGCTTCATCGTGTCCTATCAGTGGGACTACGGTGACGGCGAGCTGGAAACGGGCCAGACGCAAAATCACGATTTCACCGCCGCGGGCACGTACCCCGTGACGTTGACCGTGACCGACAACGCGGGGCTGAAGGCCTCGAGGACCCGGTTCATCGTGGTCGCGCCGTGA
- a CDS encoding tetratricopeptide repeat protein has translation MSENPRIEELRRRVQADPTSIAFAALAEEYRRAGRYEDAIEVCRTGLTRHPAYLSARVTLGRALVELNQLDEAKMELDQVLSIAPENLAAIRALAEIDERRGVTAPPAPIPPSRPPVHVPATFEMDLMPPARHHGAVLTALNQFLHAILERKSPSA, from the coding sequence GTGAGCGAGAACCCGAGAATCGAGGAACTGCGACGCCGGGTCCAGGCGGACCCGACGTCGATCGCCTTTGCGGCGCTGGCGGAGGAGTACCGCCGTGCGGGACGGTACGAGGACGCCATTGAGGTGTGCCGCACGGGTCTGACCCGGCATCCCGCGTATCTTTCCGCCCGCGTCACGCTCGGCCGCGCCCTCGTCGAGCTCAATCAGCTGGACGAAGCGAAGATGGAGCTGGACCAGGTGCTGAGCATCGCGCCCGAGAACCTGGCGGCCATCCGCGCGCTCGCCGAGATCGACGAGCGCAGGGGAGTGACGGCTCCTCCCGCTCCCATTCCGCCGTCGCGACCGCCCGTTCACGTGCCGGCGACGTTCGAAATGGATCTGATGCCGCCCGCTCGCCATCACGGCGCGGTGCTCACCGCGCTCAACCAGTTTCTTCACGCCATCCTCGAGCGCAAGTCGCCCTCGGCCTGA
- a CDS encoding aminopeptidase P family protein — MSAEHLDRRIALARAHVRTIDADALFVSHLPNLAWLTGFFASSGGLLLTLADPALHLITDFRYAHAAGRLGDRGQLPSDTRITITDRSVDEAAAALVETAGCEAVAVESDHLTLRRARRLEARLPKGARLVATDPFLEQMRAIKDGVELRIYREAAARLAEVARRVPALLGQGRSERDIAADIDHAIKRGGFDRTPFDTIVASGPNSALPHARPTSRRLRGGDPVVLDFGGVYKGYCVDLTRTAFVGHPTKEFLGVFDAVSAAQAAAIAAVRDGIHASAVDAAARQVLADRGLGEAFGHATGHGLGIDVHEYPRIGAAPPDGEDPIIRAGMIVTIEPGAYRADLGGVRIEDDVHVLPGAGAGGGAEILTDIPRGLMIPGAQ; from the coding sequence GTGAGCGCGGAGCATCTCGACAGGCGCATCGCCCTGGCGCGCGCCCACGTCCGGACGATCGACGCCGACGCGCTCTTCGTGAGTCATCTGCCGAACCTCGCCTGGCTTACCGGGTTTTTCGCCTCGTCCGGGGGGCTCCTGCTGACGCTGGCCGACCCCGCCCTGCACCTCATCACCGATTTCCGGTACGCGCACGCGGCCGGACGGCTGGGCGATCGCGGGCAGCTGCCCTCGGACACGCGCATCACGATCACCGACCGCTCCGTCGACGAGGCCGCGGCCGCTCTTGTCGAGACCGCCGGCTGCGAGGCCGTTGCCGTGGAGTCGGATCATCTGACGCTGCGGCGGGCGCGGCGTCTCGAGGCGCGATTGCCAAAGGGGGCACGCCTCGTCGCGACAGACCCGTTTCTCGAGCAGATGCGCGCGATCAAGGACGGAGTCGAGCTGCGCATCTACCGGGAAGCCGCGGCGAGGCTGGCCGAGGTTGCGCGCCGCGTGCCGGCGCTGCTGGGGCAGGGACGGAGCGAGCGGGACATCGCGGCCGACATCGATCACGCCATCAAACGGGGCGGTTTCGACCGAACGCCCTTTGACACGATCGTCGCGAGCGGCCCCAACAGCGCCCTGCCGCACGCCCGCCCGACCTCGCGCCGGCTGCGGGGGGGTGACCCCGTGGTGCTGGACTTTGGCGGTGTTTACAAAGGATACTGCGTGGATCTCACCCGGACCGCATTTGTCGGGCACCCGACCAAAGAGTTCCTCGGAGTGTTCGACGCGGTGTCCGCGGCCCAGGCGGCCGCGATTGCAGCCGTGCGGGACGGAATTCACGCGAGTGCTGTCGACGCGGCCGCCCGCCAGGTGTTGGCCGACCGCGGACTGGGCGAGGCGTTCGGCCACGCGACGGGGCACGGGCTCGGGATCGACGTCCACGAGTACCCGCGCATCGGCGCGGCGCCGCCGGACGGCGAGGACCCGATTATTCGCGCCGGCATGATCGTCACGATCGAGCCGGGCGCGTACCGGGCGGATCTCGGTGGCGTTCGGATCGAAGACGACGTGCACGTGCTTCCCGGCGCCGGCGCCGGTGGCGGTGCCGAGATACTGACCGACATTCCGCGCGGGCTGATGATTCCTGGAGCGCAATGA
- the accB gene encoding acetyl-CoA carboxylase biotin carboxyl carrier protein yields MNLDDVKRILELVKEHELSEFELENEGLKIRVRKDARGRLVAEAPPVQHHAAAPAPQPVHVATTGVPVAAPAALADEAAEFAIVKSPIVGTFYRAPEPGAPPFADIGARVKKGQVLCIIEAMKLMNEIESEYDGEIVKAYVENGQPVQYGERLFAIKSAS; encoded by the coding sequence ATGAACCTCGACGACGTGAAACGGATTCTCGAACTGGTGAAGGAGCACGAGCTCTCGGAGTTCGAGCTGGAGAACGAAGGCCTGAAGATCCGCGTCCGCAAGGACGCGCGCGGCCGGCTGGTGGCCGAGGCCCCGCCGGTCCAGCACCACGCGGCCGCGCCGGCGCCGCAACCGGTACACGTGGCCACGACAGGCGTTCCCGTCGCGGCGCCCGCGGCGCTCGCCGACGAGGCCGCGGAGTTTGCCATCGTGAAGTCGCCGATCGTCGGCACCTTCTATCGTGCTCCCGAGCCGGGCGCCCCCCCCTTCGCAGACATCGGCGCCCGCGTGAAGAAGGGGCAGGTCCTCTGCATCATTGAAGCGATGAAGCTGATGAACGAGATCGAGTCGGAGTACGACGGCGAGATCGTCAAGGCGTACGTCGAGAACGGCCAGCCCGTTCAGTACGGCGAGCGGCTGTTCGCGATCAAGTCGGCGAGCTAG
- the thiE gene encoding thiamine phosphate synthase: protein MPDLPRLYAILDVDLTHSAGRDPRGVASGFFAAGVRLLQLRSKRLESGPLLELARALVDLARPAGAAVIVNDRPDVAVLARAAGVHVGQDDLPPDAVRRVMPAGIIGLSTHTREQVERALDGPAGYLAVGPIFGTSTKDTGYAAVGLELLEWAARRSDRPVVAIGGITLDNIAEVIAAGAASAAVISDLLRGDPHERARAMVARAGG from the coding sequence GTGCCTGACCTGCCACGCCTCTACGCGATTCTCGACGTTGACCTGACCCATTCGGCCGGACGCGATCCCCGGGGGGTCGCGTCCGGCTTTTTTGCAGCCGGAGTGCGGCTCCTGCAGCTGCGGTCGAAGCGGCTCGAGTCCGGGCCGCTGCTCGAACTGGCACGGGCCCTCGTCGACCTGGCGCGGCCCGCCGGGGCGGCCGTGATCGTCAACGACCGTCCCGACGTCGCGGTGCTTGCGCGCGCCGCCGGCGTCCACGTCGGGCAGGACGACCTGCCGCCCGACGCCGTCCGGCGAGTCATGCCGGCGGGGATCATCGGCCTGTCCACCCACACGCGCGAGCAGGTCGAGCGCGCCCTCGACGGCCCCGCCGGTTACCTCGCGGTCGGGCCGATTTTCGGCACCTCCACCAAGGACACCGGGTACGCCGCCGTGGGACTCGAGCTGCTCGAGTGGGCCGCGCGTCGAAGCGATCGTCCGGTGGTGGCCATCGGCGGCATCACGCTCGACAACATCGCGGAGGTCATCGCCGCCGGCGCGGCATCGGCCGCGGTGATCTCGGACCTGCTGCGCGGCGATCCCCACGAGCGCGCGAGAGCGATGGTGGCGCGCGCCGGCGGCTGA
- a CDS encoding amino acid permease: MDSNLLKTKSIEQLMGDVEHGGKALKRTLTAFDLTLLGIGAIIGTGIFVLTGTAAANQSGPAITLSYVAAGLACGFAALCYAEFASMIPIAGSAYTYAYATLGEVFAWMIGWDLILEYAVGSMTVAVGWSGYFQRILAGFGITLPAWMSAAPAAGLEGAIINLPAILIVLGITALLVIGVRESARFNAVMVAIKLAAVVFFIVVGVGYVKPENWNPFFAYGWSGMMAAAAVVFFAYIGFDAVSTTAEEARNPSRDLPIGIIASLVICTVLYLLVAAILTGIVPVVQYKNDAQFLNAPVGYALAVIDKDWAAGLVSAGAVAGITSVLLVMLMSQPRIFFSMSRDRLLPAGVSKVHPRFKTPYITTIITGVIVALIAGLVPIQILGEMTSIGTLFAFVVVSVAVMVLRAKRPDAHRPFRVPGGAIIPVLGTISCVYLMLSLSVMTWVRFLGWLDIGMVIYWFYGRTHSPLVDPVEAQSRTAGRELLNFLKISGYMLTFNGFAILLLGKLTEWGVTTEELAKWAELDALLVRINGWIGTSLHINPQIADVFGLAILGTGVVIGAIGHVLGGRRR; encoded by the coding sequence ATGGATTCAAATCTGCTCAAGACGAAGTCTATCGAGCAATTGATGGGTGACGTCGAGCACGGCGGCAAGGCCCTGAAGCGCACGCTCACGGCCTTCGACCTCACCTTGCTCGGCATCGGCGCAATCATCGGTACCGGCATCTTCGTGCTGACGGGCACGGCCGCCGCCAACCAATCGGGGCCCGCCATCACGCTGTCATACGTGGCGGCCGGCCTGGCGTGCGGCTTTGCCGCGCTGTGCTACGCGGAGTTCGCATCCATGATCCCGATCGCGGGCAGCGCGTATACCTACGCGTATGCCACCCTCGGCGAGGTGTTCGCGTGGATGATCGGCTGGGACCTGATCCTGGAGTACGCCGTCGGGTCGATGACCGTCGCCGTCGGATGGAGCGGGTATTTCCAGCGGATCCTCGCCGGCTTCGGCATCACGCTGCCGGCCTGGATGAGCGCGGCACCGGCCGCGGGGCTCGAAGGCGCCATCATCAACCTGCCCGCCATCCTCATCGTCCTCGGCATTACCGCGCTGCTCGTCATCGGCGTGCGCGAGAGCGCGCGTTTCAACGCCGTGATGGTGGCGATCAAGCTCGCCGCGGTGGTCTTCTTCATCGTCGTTGGCGTCGGGTACGTGAAGCCGGAGAACTGGAACCCGTTCTTCGCCTACGGCTGGTCCGGGATGATGGCGGCGGCCGCGGTCGTGTTCTTCGCCTACATCGGCTTTGACGCGGTCTCGACGACGGCGGAAGAGGCGAGGAATCCAAGCCGCGACCTGCCCATCGGCATCATTGCCTCGCTCGTCATCTGCACGGTGCTGTACCTGCTCGTGGCGGCGATTCTGACCGGCATCGTGCCGGTGGTGCAGTACAAGAACGACGCGCAGTTCCTGAACGCCCCGGTCGGCTACGCGCTGGCGGTCATCGACAAGGACTGGGCCGCCGGCCTGGTTTCGGCCGGCGCCGTGGCGGGGATCACCAGCGTCCTGCTCGTGATGCTCATGAGCCAGCCGCGGATCTTCTTTTCGATGAGCCGCGACCGGCTGCTGCCGGCCGGCGTGAGCAAGGTCCACCCGCGCTTCAAGACGCCGTACATCACGACGATCATCACCGGCGTCATCGTCGCGCTCATCGCGGGGCTCGTGCCGATCCAGATTCTGGGCGAGATGACCAGCATCGGCACGCTGTTCGCGTTCGTGGTCGTGTCGGTGGCGGTCATGGTGCTCCGCGCCAAGCGGCCCGATGCGCATCGCCCGTTCCGCGTGCCGGGCGGGGCGATCATCCCGGTCCTGGGAACGATCTCCTGCGTCTACCTGATGCTGAGCCTGTCGGTGATGACCTGGGTGCGGTTCCTGGGCTGGCTCGATATCGGCATGGTCATCTACTGGTTCTACGGCCGGACGCACAGCCCGCTCGTGGACCCGGTGGAGGCCCAAAGCCGAACCGCAGGGCGCGAGCTGCTCAACTTCCTGAAGATCTCGGGCTACATGCTGACGTTCAACGGGTTCGCGATCCTGCTGCTCGGCAAGCTGACCGAGTGGGGCGTGACCACCGAGGAACTCGCGAAGTGGGCGGAACTCGACGCGCTGCTGGTTCGCATCAACGGATGGATTGGCACCAGCCTGCACATCAATCCGCAGATCGCGGACGTGTTCGGTCTGGCGATTCTCGGTACGGGCGTCGTGATCGGCGCCATCGGCCACGTGCTCGGCGGCCGGCGGCGATAA
- a CDS encoding potassium channel protein — protein MDERQAVRRRASGLPPPGVTPWLGPRLAIALALLVMAGGTAGYVIIEGWNAWDAFYMTVTTVTTVGYKEVHPLSRQGQVFTTALLITGVGTLFYTVTLVMALLVEGELHHRWRLRRLDRMIDTLSGHFIVCGFGRIGAIIAHEFARERVPFVIVERSPERVSAAVEAGYLCVEADSSNEDVLKRVGILRARGLIAAVGTDAENVYTILSARLLKPDLLILGRAETDDARRKLIRAGADRVVSPYQTGALQLAQTALRPAVVDFMRVATSSENLDLNMEQVRIEPGSPLAGRSILESNLRQRFGVVVVGIQRADGRTEFNPAPEIAMAAGDQLVVLGRPEELRELESVCAGAR, from the coding sequence ATGGATGAGCGCCAGGCGGTGAGGCGGCGCGCGAGCGGGCTGCCGCCGCCTGGCGTGACCCCGTGGCTCGGGCCGCGCCTCGCGATTGCGCTTGCGCTCCTCGTCATGGCCGGCGGCACGGCGGGGTACGTGATCATCGAGGGCTGGAACGCATGGGACGCGTTCTATATGACGGTGACCACGGTGACCACCGTCGGCTACAAGGAGGTGCACCCGCTCTCGCGGCAGGGCCAGGTGTTCACGACGGCGCTGCTCATCACGGGGGTCGGTACGCTCTTCTACACCGTGACGCTGGTGATGGCGCTGCTCGTCGAAGGGGAGCTCCATCACCGCTGGCGCCTGCGGCGCCTGGATCGGATGATCGACACGCTTTCGGGCCACTTCATCGTCTGTGGCTTCGGCCGCATCGGCGCCATCATTGCCCACGAGTTCGCGCGCGAACGGGTGCCCTTCGTGATCGTCGAGCGCAGCCCCGAGCGCGTCAGCGCGGCGGTCGAGGCCGGGTATCTGTGCGTCGAAGCGGACTCCAGCAACGAGGACGTTCTGAAGCGCGTCGGCATCCTCCGCGCGCGCGGCCTGATTGCCGCCGTCGGGACCGATGCCGAGAACGTCTACACGATTCTGAGCGCGCGCCTGCTCAAGCCGGACCTGCTCATCCTCGGCCGCGCAGAGACCGACGATGCCCGGCGAAAGTTGATCCGGGCCGGCGCGGACCGTGTCGTGTCCCCCTATCAGACCGGCGCGCTGCAGCTCGCACAGACCGCGCTGCGGCCGGCGGTCGTCGACTTCATGCGCGTCGCCACCAGTTCGGAAAATCTCGATCTCAACATGGAGCAGGTGCGGATCGAGCCCGGCTCACCGCTGGCCGGCCGCTCGATCCTGGAATCGAACCTGCGCCAGCGCTTCGGCGTCGTCGTGGTGGGCATCCAGCGCGCCGACGGCCGGACGGAATTCAACCCGGCGCCGGAAATCGCGATGGCCGCAGGCGATCAGCTGGTCGTTCTCGGCCGCCCCGAGGAGTTGCGCGAGCTCGAATCGGTCTGCGCCGGCGCACGGTGA
- a CDS encoding bifunctional 5,10-methylenetetrahydrofolate dehydrogenase/5,10-methenyltetrahydrofolate cyclohydrolase: MTARIVDGNATAAAIRASLKTRIEAFHTRAGRPASLRILLVGQDPASEVYVRNKVKSGAGEGLDVQLERLPDTATLAEVLATVDRWNRDERIDGILVQSPLPSALGKRAMQQVFDAIDPRKDVDGFHPYNAGLLAQQRPALAPCTPSGVIEMLRREKVALAGAHAVVIGRSEIVGRPMALLLLQHDATVTICHSKTRDLPAVAREADILVAAIGRPAFVTPAFVRPGATVVDVGVNRVTGEAQAIDIWGAGSPKVEQVRTKGSALVGDVHPAVANVAGLLTPVPGGVGPLTIVMLLANTMTAAESRVQGSGFRV; the protein is encoded by the coding sequence ATGACCGCACGAATCGTCGACGGGAACGCCACGGCCGCGGCTATCCGCGCGTCGCTGAAGACCCGCATCGAAGCGTTTCACACGCGCGCGGGGCGGCCGGCATCGCTCCGCATCCTGCTCGTCGGGCAGGATCCCGCCTCGGAGGTGTACGTCCGGAACAAGGTCAAGAGCGGCGCCGGGGAAGGGCTCGACGTGCAGCTCGAGCGCCTGCCTGACACCGCCACGCTCGCCGAGGTCCTCGCCACGGTGGATCGCTGGAACCGCGACGAGCGCATTGACGGCATCCTCGTGCAGTCGCCGCTGCCTTCCGCGCTTGGCAAGCGCGCGATGCAGCAGGTGTTCGACGCGATCGACCCCCGAAAGGACGTTGACGGATTCCACCCATACAATGCGGGCCTGCTCGCCCAGCAGCGCCCGGCGCTTGCGCCGTGCACCCCTTCAGGCGTGATCGAGATGCTGAGGCGCGAAAAGGTCGCGCTGGCCGGAGCGCACGCCGTGGTCATCGGCCGGAGCGAAATCGTGGGACGACCCATGGCGCTGCTCCTGCTTCAGCATGACGCGACGGTCACCATCTGCCACTCCAAGACGCGCGATCTGCCCGCGGTGGCGCGGGAGGCGGACATCCTGGTGGCGGCGATTGGGCGGCCTGCGTTCGTGACGCCGGCATTCGTGCGGCCAGGGGCCACCGTTGTGGACGTCGGCGTGAACCGTGTCACCGGCGAAGCCCAGGCGATCGACATCTGGGGGGCTGGCTCCCCGAAGGTCGAGCAGGTGAGAACGAAGGGCAGCGCGCTTGTCGGCGACGTGCACCCCGCAGTGGCGAACGTGGCAGGCCTGCTGACGCCGGTTCCCGGCGGCGTCGGGCCGCTGACGATCGTGATGCTGCTGGCCAACACGATGACGGCCGCGGAGAGCAGGGTTCAGGGTTCAGGGTTCAGGGTCTAG
- a CDS encoding dephospho-CoA kinase: MRKVALTGGIATGKSYALARFARKGVPTIDADMLARTVVARGEPAWSAVRDRFGDGVLQSNGEIDRARLGGLIFSDPAARRDLEAIIHPAVYSAIRAWYESMQDVPPYFAVADIPLLFETGHDRQFDRIVVTWCPEPVQIQRMAGRNGFSEAEARQRLAAQMPLEEKVRRAHHVIRTDGTFEETDRQIDAVIAGLKAISSPRP, translated from the coding sequence GTGCGTAAGGTCGCCCTGACCGGCGGCATCGCGACTGGGAAGTCGTATGCGCTGGCCCGCTTTGCGCGGAAGGGGGTGCCGACGATCGACGCCGACATGCTCGCGCGGACGGTCGTGGCGCGCGGTGAACCAGCGTGGTCCGCGGTGCGCGACCGGTTCGGGGACGGCGTGCTGCAGAGCAACGGCGAGATCGATCGCGCAAGGCTTGGAGGGCTGATCTTCTCAGATCCCGCGGCGCGCCGTGACCTCGAGGCGATCATCCATCCGGCCGTCTACAGCGCGATTCGCGCGTGGTACGAATCGATGCAGGACGTTCCGCCGTACTTCGCCGTGGCCGACATTCCCCTGCTGTTTGAAACCGGTCACGACCGGCAGTTCGACCGCATTGTCGTGACGTGGTGCCCGGAGCCCGTGCAGATTCAGCGGATGGCCGGCCGGAACGGCTTCTCTGAGGCGGAGGCCCGCCAGCGACTCGCCGCGCAGATGCCGCTCGAGGAAAAGGTCCGGCGCGCGCACCACGTGATCCGGACCGATGGAACGTTTGAAGAGACCGATCGCCAGATCGACGCGGTGATCGCGGGCCTGAAAGCGATCTCGAGTCCTAGACCCTGA
- a CDS encoding tetratricopeptide repeat protein — MENYLPLLIALVALLVGIAGGKAHERYKLKDGRLLDRRRMRESPHYLQALNFLVAGQLDLAIDGLQQAMQLQPDSLEMRMMLGNLLREKGQVGRAIQEHQALLQRPKLRRLEHANVLLCLGLDYRGGGFVDRALDAFTEVLRLDPDNQYALLNLEKLHAEQHQWEQAYAMRQRLTALVPEESQRRSRAILAFLENERGLEAMRSAQPAEAAQRFSAAATLDPTALPAYLNLGDIRQTQGQTAAAVEAWERLAQVSPDRAYLAFDRLERAYGELATPERFAELCRRLIETNPQDWRARLALGRHRASAGRHAEAVEPLFEALINNPHGLAIHEAIWRTLSALDLPRPLVNRYIEVTRDAVFYLDPHVCIRCRYRSTELLWQCPHCHEWNTFVEERISPAKDETTPAELIH, encoded by the coding sequence ATGGAAAATTATCTTCCGCTTCTGATCGCCCTCGTGGCGTTGCTCGTCGGAATTGCCGGCGGCAAGGCGCACGAGCGCTACAAACTGAAGGACGGCCGGCTGCTCGACCGCCGCCGGATGCGTGAATCGCCGCATTATCTCCAGGCCCTGAATTTCCTGGTCGCGGGACAGCTCGACCTTGCCATTGACGGGCTCCAGCAGGCGATGCAGTTGCAGCCCGACTCGCTCGAGATGCGGATGATGCTCGGCAACCTCCTGCGGGAGAAGGGGCAGGTCGGCCGCGCGATCCAGGAGCACCAGGCGCTCCTTCAGCGCCCGAAGCTGCGCCGCCTGGAGCACGCGAACGTGCTGCTCTGCCTGGGGCTCGACTATCGCGGCGGCGGATTCGTCGATCGCGCGCTCGATGCGTTCACCGAGGTCCTGCGGCTCGATCCTGACAACCAGTACGCGCTGCTCAATCTTGAAAAGCTGCATGCCGAGCAGCACCAGTGGGAACAGGCGTACGCCATGCGACAGCGCCTGACGGCGCTGGTGCCCGAAGAAAGCCAGCGGCGCAGCCGCGCGATCCTCGCGTTTCTCGAAAACGAGCGGGGGCTGGAGGCGATGCGCAGCGCCCAGCCGGCGGAAGCGGCGCAGCGCTTCAGCGCCGCCGCGACGCTCGATCCGACGGCGCTCCCGGCGTATCTGAACCTCGGCGACATCAGGCAGACGCAGGGACAGACGGCGGCCGCCGTGGAGGCCTGGGAGCGGCTGGCGCAGGTCTCCCCTGACCGGGCGTACCTCGCGTTCGATCGCCTGGAGCGCGCGTACGGCGAGCTGGCCACGCCCGAGCGCTTCGCCGAGCTCTGCCGCCGGCTGATCGAGACCAACCCGCAGGACTGGCGCGCGCGGCTGGCGCTGGGACGCCACCGGGCTTCCGCGGGTCGGCACGCGGAAGCCGTCGAGCCGCTGTTCGAAGCGCTCATCAACAACCCGCACGGCCTCGCGATCCACGAAGCCATCTGGCGGACGCTTTCCGCCCTCGACCTCCCGCGCCCGCTCGTGAACCGCTACATCGAAGTCACGCGCGATGCGGTCTTCTACCTCGATCCTCACGTGTGCATTCGTTGCAGGTACCGCAGCACCGAGCTGCTCTGGCAGTGCCCGCATTGCCATGAATGGAACACGTTCGTCGAGGAGCGGATCTCGCCGGCGAAGGATGAAACCACGCCGGCCGAGCTGATTCACTAG
- a CDS encoding HAD-IIIA family hydrolase has translation MAHSDVLTRAASARVLLFDVDGVLTDGTVLLHSDGAETKRFHIRDGTAVVLARRAGLKVGLISARPSDATLRRAAQLEFDYVHQVPSSKSAAYESVLKEASATDEVVAYMGDDLIDLPLLRRVGLAAAPADAVDEVRAAVHWVSGKPGGAGAVREFVEFVLKAQGRWERVIEEYLAAQR, from the coding sequence GTGGCGCACTCAGATGTTCTGACGCGCGCCGCCTCGGCGCGCGTGCTGCTCTTCGACGTCGATGGCGTGCTGACCGACGGCACCGTGCTGCTCCACAGCGACGGCGCCGAGACGAAGCGCTTCCACATCCGCGACGGCACGGCGGTGGTGCTGGCGCGCCGCGCCGGGCTGAAGGTCGGGCTCATTTCGGCACGGCCGTCGGACGCCACGCTCCGCCGCGCCGCGCAGCTCGAGTTCGACTACGTGCACCAGGTGCCCTCCTCCAAGAGCGCGGCCTACGAGTCGGTCCTGAAGGAGGCCTCGGCGACCGACGAGGTGGTGGCGTATATGGGGGACGACCTGATCGACCTGCCGCTGCTGCGCCGCGTGGGGCTGGCCGCGGCCCCCGCCGACGCGGTGGACGAGGTCCGCGCCGCCGTCCACTGGGTGAGCGGCAAGCCGGGCGGCGCGGGCGCGGTTCGGGAGTTCGTGGAGTTCGTCTTGAAAGCGCAGGGACGGTGGGAACGCGTGATCGAGGAATATCTCGCCGCGCAACGCTGA
- a CDS encoding KpsF/GutQ family sugar-phosphate isomerase, whose product MTAAARTATVLELARRVLRTEANAILGLVDRLGESFERAVQTLFDCRGRVIVTGMGKSGIICRKIAATLSSTGTPAFFLHPAEAIHGDLGVIRNDDVVLALSHSGETEELIRLLEGIRRIGATLIALTGEPGSTLGQAADVTLDCGIAEEACPMNLVPTASTTAALALGDALAMTLLVRKGFSEEHFASLHPGGKLGKRLMRVEQLMHAGAGMPVVEAGTPIRDVVHEMTSKRLGMTCVLDANRRLLGVVTDGDLRRHWTSAKIHEATAADLMTQTPVTAARGMLAVEALRIMEERKITSVVVVGHDGTAEGVVHLHDLWRTQMF is encoded by the coding sequence GTGACCGCAGCGGCCAGAACCGCGACCGTCCTGGAGCTGGCTCGGCGCGTGCTGCGGACCGAGGCGAACGCGATCCTCGGCCTGGTCGATCGCCTTGGCGAGAGCTTCGAGCGGGCGGTCCAGACGCTCTTCGACTGCCGCGGGCGCGTGATCGTGACCGGCATGGGCAAGTCGGGAATCATCTGCCGGAAGATTGCCGCCACGCTCTCGAGCACCGGGACCCCCGCCTTCTTCCTCCACCCCGCTGAAGCCATCCACGGGGACCTCGGCGTGATTCGCAACGATGACGTCGTGCTCGCGCTGTCGCACAGCGGGGAAACGGAGGAGCTGATCCGGCTGCTCGAAGGGATCAGGCGAATTGGCGCAACGCTCATCGCGCTGACCGGCGAGCCGGGCTCGACGCTGGGGCAGGCCGCGGACGTCACGCTCGACTGCGGCATCGCCGAAGAGGCCTGCCCGATGAACCTCGTGCCGACGGCCAGCACCACCGCGGCGCTGGCGCTCGGCGACGCCCTGGCGATGACGCTGCTCGTCCGCAAGGGTTTCAGCGAAGAACACTTCGCCAGCCTTCACCCGGGCGGGAAGCTGGGCAAGCGCCTCATGCGCGTCGAGCAACTGATGCACGCCGGGGCGGGCATGCCCGTCGTCGAGGCCGGCACGCCGATCCGCGACGTCGTGCACGAGATGACGAGCAAGCGCCTGGGCATGACGTGCGTGCTCGATGCCAACCGGCGGCTCCTCGGCGTCGTCACGGACGGCGACCTGCGGCGGCACTGGACCTCGGCGAAGATCCATGAAGCCACCGCCGCAGACCTCATGACGCAGACGCCGGTGACCGCAGCGCGCGGGATGCTGGCGGTCGAAGCGCTGCGGATCATGGAAGAGCGCAAGATCACGTCGGTCGTCGTCGTGGGTCACGACGGCACGGCCGAGGGCGTTGTTCACCTCCACGACCTGTGGCGCACTCAGATGTTCTGA